CTGCCATGAAGTCTAGACCATATAAACTGTTCCCAAAATGCTGACAAATAGTGACATGTGTTCAAATAGCAATAATTGTAGGAGATAAGTTCTCATCAAAGTCCCACAGGGGTTTTTGTTAAAGGTATCTCAGATGTTTTGAGCAACTCCTTTCTAGTATGGGGATTGTGAAACACATAGAGGTAGCTTAGCTCAGAGAAATTGTATCTCTAGGGGATGGAGTACTTCTAACTTAGCTCAAGCATCTACCAAGCTTTATAATAAAATGCATGCTCACACCAACatggcttctctgtctcttttttgatttggtttgctttggttttactGGATActatatttaatttcatattttatcccctcaccccattccctccaACTTCCATGtaggaaggaataaatgaggAACATCAGAGGCAGGGGGGAGAGTGTCGTTGGGTGAGGGtctaagagagagacagagtagagagagaggaacacacacagagagagacagaaagaaagagagaaagagagagagagagagagagagatgagcgAGAGAGAGACCAATTTCCAGATTTTATTCACAGACTGTATGAGAATGAGCTGAGAGCTGGAGATATCAATAAATTGTTCATTGGTAGGTAGCAGAGTGTAGGAAAGGGTTGAAACATCTCTCTCACAGTGCTAAGTTTCTAAGGATGTCTTCTGTGCTGTAAGATCTTAGAGCGAACCTTGAAGAGTGAAGAGTCTTCAGGTGTGTTTTCTTGAGGTGTATGAGCAGCAAAGGAGAGATTGCTTTGTCCTGCTGCCACGCCCTAAGCAAACACTGTATAACTGAAGGTCACTGTAGAATGGAAAACATGcatgtccttccactgtgggtcaaGGTCGAATTTAGACCTCCATGTGAGCAACATGCCCTTCAAGTGCTGGAACTGCATGCCCGACTGGCCCACTGCCTGCTTTTAGGCTATTACAGCCAGGCAGACCCACAGGTCAGGGACCTCACACTGGGAATGCAGGCATGTGCTAAGCGTGGGTAGCTCAAGGATACAAAGAGGAACAAGGGAGTGGCTGGGGGCTAATAGCAGGCGGGGAGCGGCAAGAGTCTCTATGGACTGTGTGTCAAACTTGGAATAAGGTGTTCAGGAATGGTGCTACTATACTTCCAGGGTGACCTTTATTTACAGATGATGACCTTACACACATTATTCTTTCAGTTGACATCCACCTGCTTGTTTCGTTTATCTACCAACCCCATCGATCCATTGACACAGCCCagttcccttcttctctccccttcctatcCCAATCCCTGCATCCCCCTCCAGACTCACTTCCCCACAATGGTCTTTGCATCCATTTGGATTGGAAAGCTCATGCCCAACATCCCATTAGAAAAAAGAGCGATTcaactccccaccccacaaaacaacacaccacacacacaacacacacaattcaaaacagtGTAAAACTTTATTGAATCAATGGGGATAAAAAGCAAAGCcaatcaaagcaaacaaaaccgaaCAAAGGCCAGGAGTTGATATAGAATGAACTGGCTGGTAATTCATACTCACTGGTCAACACAAGGCCTTGTAAGACAAAGCAAGCAGTTCcctcaaactcagggaagaagtcttctctcctcttcccctgggCTAGTGTCCTGTGAAGAGGTAGCCTAAACCTAGTGCCCTGAGATTTCCTGGGTCCATCTGTCGGAGTTTTCTTTAGGCCTTCTTGTTGTGGGCAGTCACTAGGCGACAACATCTTCTCATTCATGTAGCAGAGTCACCATTTTTCTCAGTTCGGATGTCCTAATCCTGGGGCCTGAAGAAGACACTCCACTAGCTAAAAACACAGCTGAAAGCCTTCTTCTCATAAGGGAGACATCTCCATTCCCTACATCCTAGTCGGCGCAGAGGGTTTAGGGTTGGGCGGGCAGATCCTTCCTGGTCTGGGTCCCTCTCCAGTTGGAATCCGGGTCTCTTCTAGATCTGGGCGTCCTTGTGCTTCCAAAATCAAGGAAGCCAGGCTGGGAGTCAGAGCATATCCAGCAGAGCTGGTAATCCTCTTGAGAAAGAGACAGCTCAGCTACTGTGTCTATGGGCTCCGATCCAGAGGAGCTGACCCATGCTCCTCCACTTGGACCTCGGTCAGCAGTTGATCAAGGAAGAACTCCAGAGGGTTGTGTTGCGCTGCTTGAGTGGGGGCCTGTGCTTGGCCTGGTCGGAGGGCTCTTCACACGTGGGATGGCTGGGATTCTGTGCAGAAGGTCGGGAGGTCGCTGGGACTCGATGGACCATGGCCACACCGCCAGTGGGAGGCAGGGCAACAAGCGTCGTGGGCACCTTCCAGCTCCCTGCCATCCAGAACTCCATCCAAATCCAGAGGGGCTGGCACAAGCTCCTCGCTTGGGCTTGGTCTAGCCATTGAGGAAGGAACAGCTCGAGAGGGCCTGTGTTCCTGCTTGAGCGGGGGCCTCTTCTTGGACTGGTCCACAGGGCTCTTCGATTGGCACAGCTGCGGACTCTGTGCAGAAGGTTGGCAGGTCGCTGGGACTGGAGGAATCTGTAAGCCCTGCAGCAGCCAGGGGCAACAAACTGTCCGGGCACCTTCATGCTCCCTGGCACCCGCACCTCCGCGGGCCTCATCTGCCCCACTTGAGGCCAGCAAGTCTTGATCTTGAGCTGTGGGCCTGCCCCTGCTGAGGCACCGCGCTCTTCTGTTCTGAAACCAGATGTAGACCGTGTCCTCGAGCAAACCTGTCCTCTGTGCCAGCTCCTCCCGAGTAGCCAAAGCCTGGCCGCGGGTTCCTCTCGAAGGCTTGCAGTAGGATCCTGCGCTGGGCTGAAGTGATTCGAGTGCGAGGCCGCCTGTGGTCTGACGGCATGCCTCCACCCTGTGCCCTGGAACCAAGCTCCTGCCCCACGGCTCCAGTGCGACTTCTGCGGTTCTGAAACCACACGCGGATGCAGGAATCGGGGACCCCCATTTGACTGGCCAGGTTCTGCCTCTGTGCAAAGCTCACGTAAGGACTCTTGCTGAAAGCTGATAGCAGGGCCTCCTTTTGAGAGGCTTGCCAAACCACCCTGCTGCGCTGGGATTTGCGCGCCACGCTGCTGCCCCCCACATTGCTGCCAGCTTCCATGCTGCCAACCATGGTCTGCAAGAAATGCTCACCCAGGAGTGTCTACTCTGGACAGCTCCAGAACAAGCACAacctccagcaagcagcagcagtcTCGGGCTGGCACCACTCACTGCCTCTTAAAtacccctacctctgcctctgctccgcTAGCCCCGCCTACTCCACACGCGCCTTGGGCTACAGCCAACACCAGGACCTTCCCTTCGGGGTCAGGTTTCCAAGCGCCACACCTGCCACGCCTTTGCACCTGAGAACAGGGAACCCGGAAGAGGACCTCAAGCAATCCTCTGAAACTCACAAAGTCTCCCCTTTTAAAAGCTCCTCATCCATTGCACGCCTCGGGGTCGCCATGCTAGACCCATaccaggaagcagacaaaagTCATAGGACTCACCATTCCCATCAGACATAGCATCCAATGACTGAGGACAATAGGTCCTGACACGAAGCAGAGGCACAGTTACCGCGACATGTTGGACAAAGTCAGCAGGCTTCACAAAAGGATGGGGAATTGGAGTCGGCCTTCTAGGCATCCCTAGCCAGATGGAATCCATGATGGTTTGCTCACAACCGGATTCACACAGGTTACAAAGACAAGACTCCCCCAGGAGTCCTGAGATCCAAGACATCAACACATCCTGCCTAGCTCTAGAATGTTTCACACCCCTTACATGGCTTCCCAAATCTGGATTTGCTATGAGGACAAACTTGGAAATTTACCTGTCCTTGGATCAAAATTCAACACCAAACACCCCAAGCACCTAGCAGCACAAAAACCTGTTTGATAACAAGCACACCCTCAGACCAAGCACACCCTcagacataaaacacacacacaacactgagGAAAAAGGATTTCAGGACAGGGGACAGGtttgggggcagagacagacagagagagagagaggggacgtgagagagagagagagagagagagagagagagagagagagagagagagagagagagagacagagacagagagagacagagagaggtggggacagggaagAAGAATGTAGGAAGTAATAAATGAGGACCATCAGAGGCAGgggagtgtatctgtgtgtttgtgtgtgtgtgtgtgtctgtgtgtgtgtgtgtctgagagagcgACAGAGGGaatgagagtgagggagagatatTAATTTCCAGGTGTTTCTTTCACAGACTGTATGAGAATTAGCCTGAGAGCTTGAGATATCAATAAATTGTTCATTTGGTAGGTAGCAGAGTGTAGGAAAGGGTTGAAACATCTTGTTCTCACAGTGCTAAGTTTCTAAGGATGTCTTCTGTGCTGTAAGATCTCTAGAGCTAACCTTGAAGAGTGAAGAGTCTTCAGGTGTGTTTTCTTGAGGTGATGAGCAGCAAAGGAGAGATTGCTTTGTCCTGCTGCCATGCCCTAAGGCACACTGTATAACTGAAGGTCACTGTAGAATGGAAAACATGcatgtccttccactgtgggtcaaGGTCGAATTTGGACCTCCCATGTGAGCAACATGCCCTTCaagtgtgggcactgcatgcCCCGACTGGCCCACTGCCTGCTTTTAGGCTATTACAGCCAGGCAGACCCACAGGTCAGGGACCTCACACTTGGGAATGCAGGCATGTGCTAAGCTTGGGTAGCTCAAGATACAAAGAGGAACAAGGGAGTGTGCTGGGGACTAATAGCAGTGCGGGGAGCAAGAGTCTCTATGGACTGTGTGTCAAACTTGGAATAAGGTGTTCAGGAATGGTTGCACTATACTTCCAGGGTGACCTTTATTTACAAGATGATGGCCTTACACACAGTCTTCTTTCAGTTGACATTCCACCTGCTTGTTTCTTTATCTACCAACCCCATCGATCCATTGTACACAGCCcagcttcccttcttctctccccttcctatcCCACATCCCTGCATGCCCCCTCCAGACTCACTTCCCCACAATGGTCTTGCATCCATTTGGATTGGAAAGCTCATGCCCAACATCCCCTTAGAACAAAAGAGCCGATTCAACTCCCCACCCCacgaaacaacacacacacacacacacacaattcaaacagTGTAAAACTTTATTGAATCAATGGGGATAAAAGCAAgccaatcaaagcaaaacaaaaccgaaCAAAGGCCTAGGAGTTGATATAGAATGACTGGCTGGTAATTCATCTCACTGGTCAACACAAGGCCTTGGTAAGAAAAGCAGCAGTTcctcaaactcagggaagaagtcttctctcctctttcccctgggCTAGTGTCCTGTGAAGAGTAGCCTAAACCTAGTGCCCCTGATATTTCCTGGGGTCCATCTGTCGGAGTTTTCTTTAGGCCTTCTTGTTGTTGGGCAGTCACTAGGGACAACATCTTCTATTCATGTAGCAGAGTCACCATTTTCTCAGGTCGGATGTCCTAATCCTGGGGCCCTGAAGAAGACACTCCACTAGTAAAAACACAGCTGAAAGCCTTCTTCTCATAAGGGAGACATCTCCATTCCCTACATCCTAGTTGGGAGATGGGTTTAGTGTTGGGGGGCAGATCCTTCCTGGTCTGGGTACCTTCTCCAGTGTGGAATCCGGGTCTCTTCTAGATCTGGGCGTCTTGTGCTTCCAAAATCAAGGAAGCCAGGCTGGGAGTCAGAGCATATCCAGCAGAGCCTGGTAATCCTCTTGAGAAAGAGACAGCTCAGCTACTGTGTCTATTGGCTCCAGATCCAGAGGAGCTGACCCATGCTCCTCCACTTGGACCTCGGTCAGCAGTTGATCAAGGAAGAACTCCAGAGGGTTTGTGTTGCTTGCTTGAGTGGGGGCCTGTGCTTGGCCTGGTCCGGAGGGCTCTTCCACTTGGGATGGCTGGGATTCTGTGCAGAAGGTCGGGAGGTCGCTGGGACTCGATGGATCCATGGCCACACCGCCAGTGGGAGGCAGTGGCAACAAGCTGTCGTGGGCACCTTCCAGCTCCCTGCCATCCAGAACTCCATCCAAATCCAGAGGGGCTGGCACAAGCTCCTCCGCTTGGGCTTGGTCTAGCCATTGAGGAAGGAACAGCTCGAGAGGGCCTGTGTTCCTTGCTTGAGCGGGGCCTCTTCTTGGACTGGTCCACAGGGCTCTTCCGATTGGCACAGCTGGGACTCTGTGCAGAAGTTTGGCAGGTCGCTGGGACTGGAGGAATCTGTAAGCCCTGCAGCAGCCAGGGGCAACAAACTGTCCCGGGCACCTTCATGCTCCCTGGCACCCGCACCTCCGCGGGCCTCATCTGCCCCACTTGAGGCCAGCAAGTCTTGATCTTGAGCTGTGGGCCTGCCCCTGCTGAGGCACCACGCTCTTCTGTTCTGAAACCAGATGTAGACCGTGTCCTCGAGCAAACCTGTCCTCTGTGCCAGCTCCTCCCGAGTAGCAAAGCCTGGCCGCGGGTTCCTCTCGAAGGCTTGCAGTAGGATCCTGCGCTGGGCTGAAGTGATTCGAGTGCGAGGCCGCCTGTGGTCTGACGGCATGCCTCCACCCTGTGCCCTGGAACCAAGCTCCTGCCCCACGGCTCCAGTGCGACTTCTGCGGTTCTGAAACCACACGCGGATGCAGGAATCGGGGACCCCCATTTGACTGGCCAGGTTCTGCCTCTGTGCAAAGCTCACGTAAGGACTCTTGCTGAAAGCTGATAGCAGGGCCTCCTTTTGAGAGGCTTGCCAAACCACCCTGCTGCGCTGGGATTTGCGCGCCACGCTGCTGCCCCCCACATTGCTGCCAGCTTCCATGCTGCCAACCATGGTCTGCAAGAAATGCTCACCCAGGAGTGTCTACTCTGGACAGCTCCAGAACAAGCACAacctccagcaagcagcagcagtcTCGGGCTGGCACCACTCACTGCCTCTTAAAtacccctacctctgcctctgctccgcTAGCCCCGCCTACTCCACACGCGCCTTGGGCTACAGCCAACACCAGGACCTTCCCTTCGGGGTCAGGTTTCCAAGCGCCACACCTGCCACGCCTTTGCACCTGAGAACAGGGAACCCGGAAGAGGACCTCAAGCATCCTCTGAAACTCACAAAGTCTCCCCTTTTAAAAGCTCCTCATCCATTGCACGCCGCGGGGTCGCCATGCTAGACCCATAcccaggaagcagacaaaagTCATAGGACTCACCATTCCCATCAGACATAGCATCCAATGACTGAGGACAATAGGTCCTGACACGAAGCAGAGGCACAGTTACCGCGACATGTTGGACAAAGTCAGCAGGCTTCACAAAAGGATGGGGAATTGGAGTCGGCCTTCTAGGCATCCCTAGCCAGATGGAATCCATGATGGTTTGCTCACAACCGGATTCACACAGGTTACAAAGACAAGACTCCCCCAGGAGTCCTGAGATCCAAAGACATCAACACATCCTGCCTAGCTCTAGAATGTTTCACACCCCTTACATGGCTTCCCAAATCTGGATTTGCTATGAGGACAAACTTGGAAATTTACCTGTCCTTGGATCAAAATTCAACACCAAACACCCCAAGCACCTAGCAGCACAAAAACCTGTTTGATAACAAGCACACCCTCAGACCAAGCACACCCTcagacataaaacacacacacaacactgagGAAAAAGGATTTCAGGACAGGGGACAGGtttgggggcagagacagacagagagagagaggggagtgagagagaaagagagagagagagagagagagacagagagagagacagagagagagacagagagacagagagaggtggggacagggaagAAGAATGTAGGAAGTAATAAATGAGGACCATCAGAGGCAGgggagtgtatctgtgtgtttgtgtgtgtgtgtgtctgtgtgtgtgtgtgtctgagagagagacagagggaatgagagtgagggagagatatTAATTTCCAGGTGTTTCTTTCACAGACTGTATGAGAATTAGCCTGAGAGCTTGAGATATCAATAAATTGTTCATTTGGTAGGTAGCAGAGTGTAGGAAAGGGTTTGAACATCTTCTCTCACAGTGCTAAGTTTCTAAGGATGTCTTCTGTGCTGTAAGATCTCTAGAGCTAACCTTGAAGAGTGAAGAGTCTTCAGGTGTGTTTTCTTGAGGTGATGAGCAGCAAAGGAGAGATTGCTTTGTCCTGCTGCCATGCCCTAAGGCACACTGTATAACTGAAGGTCACTGTAGAATGGAAAACATGCAgtgtccttccactgtgggtcaaGGTCGAATTTGGACCTCCATGTGAGCAACATGCCCTTCaagtgtgggcactgcatgcCCCGACCGGCCCACTGCCTGCTTTTAGGCTATTACAGCCAGGCAGACCCACAGGTCAGGGACCTCACACTTGGGAATGCAGGCATGTGCTAAGCTTGGGTAGCTCAAGATACAAAGAGGAACAAGGGAGTGTGTTGGGGACTAATAGCAGTGCGGGGAGCAAGAGTCTCTATGGACTGTGTGTCAAACTTGGAATAAGGTGTTCAGGAATGGTTGCACTATACTTCCAGGGTGACCTTTATTTACAAGATGATGGCCTTACACACATTCTTCTTTCAGTTGACATTCCACCTGCTTGTTTCTTTATCTACCAACCCTATCGATCCATTGTACACAGCCcagcttcccttcttctctccccttcctatcCCACATCCCTGCATCCCCCTCCAGACTCACTTCCCCACAATGGTCTTGCATCCATTTGGATGGAAAGCTCATGCCCAACATCCCCTTAGAACAAAAGAGCCGATTcaactccccaccccacaaaacaacacacacacacacacacacacacacacacacacacacaattcaaacagTGTAAAACTTTATTGAATCAATGGggataaaaagcaaaaccaatcaaagcaaaacaaaaccgaaCAAAGGCCTAGGAGTTGATATAGAATGACTGGCTGGTAATTCATCTCACTGGTCAACACAAGGCCTTGGTAAGAAAAGCAGCAGTTcctcaaactcagggaagaagtcttctctcctctttcccctgggCTAGTGTCCTGTGAAGAGTAGCCTAAACCTAGTGCCCCTGAGATTTCCTGGGGTCCATCTGTCGGAGTTTTCTTTAGGCCTTCTTGTTGTTGGGCAGTCACTAGGGACAACATCTTCTATTCATGTAGCAGAGTCACCATTTTCTCAGGTCGGATGTCCTAATCCTGGGGCCCTGAAGAAGACACTCCACTAGTAAAAACACAGCTGAAAGCCTTCTTCTCATAAGGGAGACATCTCCATTCCCTACATCCTAGTTGGGAGATGGGTTTAGGGTTGGGGGGCAGATCCTTCCTGGTCTGGGTACCTTCTCCAGTGTGGAATCCGGGTCTCTTCTAGATCTGGGCGTCTTGTGCTTCCAAAATCAAGGAAGCCAGGCTGGGAGTCAGAGCATATCCAGCAGAGCCTGGTAATCCTCTTGAGAAAGAGACAGCTCAGCTACTGTGTCTATTGGCTCCAGATCCAGAGGAGCTGACCCATGCTCCTCCACTTGGACCTCGGTCAGCAGTTGATCAAGGAAGAACTCCAGAGGGTTTGTGTTGCTTGCTTGAGTGGGAGCCTGTGCTTGGCCTGGTCCGGAGGGCTCTTCCACTTGGGATGGCTGGGATTCTGTGCAGAAGGTCGGGAGGTCGCTGGGACTCGATGGATCCATGGCCACACCGCCAGTGGGAGGCAGTGGCAACAAGCTGTCGTGGGCACCTTCCAGCTCCCTGCCATCCAGAACTCCATCCAAATCCAGAGGGGCTGGCACAAGCTCCTCCGCTTGGGCTTGGTCTAGCCATTGAGGGAGGAACAGCTCGAGAGGGCCTGTGTTCCTTGCTTGAGCGGGGGCCTCTTCTTGGACTGGTCCACAGGGCTCTTCCGATTGGCACAGCTGGGACTCTGTGCAGAAGTTTGGCAGGTCGCTGGGACTGGAGGAATCTGTAAGCCCTGCAGCAGCCAGGGGCAACAAACTGTCCCGGGCACCTTCATGCTCCCTGGCACCCGCACCTCCGCGGGCCTCATCTGCCCCACTTGAGGCCAGCAAGTCTTGATCTTGAGCTGTGGGCCTGCCCCTGCTGAGGCACCGCGCTCTTCTGTTCTGAAACCAGATGTAGACCGTGTCCTCGAGCAAACCTGTCCTCTGTGCCAGCTCCTCCCGAGTAGCAAAGCCTGGCCGCGGGTTCCTCTCGAAGGCTTGCAGTAGGATCCTGCGCTGGGCTGAAGTGATTCGAGTGCGAGGCCGCCTGTGGTCTGACGGCATGCCTCCACCCTGTGCCCTGGAACCAAGCTCCTGCCCCACGGCTCCAGTGCGACTTCTGCGGTTCTGAAACCACACGCGGATGCAGGAATCGGGGACCCCCATTTGACTGGCCAGGTTCTGCCTCTGTGCAAAGCTCACGTAAGGACTCTTGCTGAAAGCTGATAGCAGGGCCTCCTTTTGAGAGGCTTGCCAAACCACCCTGCTGCGCTGGGATTTGCGCGCCACGCTGCTGCCCCCCACATTGCTGCCAGCTTCCATGCTGCCAACCATGGTCTGCAAGAAATGCTCA
The sequence above is drawn from the Arvicanthis niloticus isolate mArvNil1 chromosome 20, mArvNil1.pat.X, whole genome shotgun sequence genome and encodes:
- the LOC117724727 gene encoding LOW QUALITY PROTEIN: uncharacterized protein LOC117724727 (The sequence of the model RefSeq protein was modified relative to this genomic sequence to represent the inferred CDS: inserted 1 base in 1 codon), which encodes MVGSMEAGSNVGGSSVARKSQRSRVVWQASQKEALLSAFSKSPYVSFAQRQNLASQMGVPDSCIRVWFQNRRSRTGAVGQELGSRAQGGGMPSDHRRPRTRITSAQRRILLQAFERNPRPGFATREELAQRTGLLEDTVYIWFQNRRAWCLSRGRPTAQDQDLLASSGADEARGGAGAREHEGARDSLLPLAAAGLTDSSSPSDLPNFCTESQLCQSEEPCGPVQEEAPXQARNTGPLELFLPQWLDQAQAEELVPAPLDLDGVLDGRELEGAHDSLLPLPPTGGVAMDPSSPSDLPTFCTESQPSQVEEPSGPGQAQAPTQASNTNPLEFFLDQLLTEVQVEEHGSAPLDLEPIDTVAELSLSQEDYQALLDML